Proteins from one Sinomonas terrae genomic window:
- a CDS encoding helix-turn-helix domain-containing protein encodes MKRQVEYRWRLAELMAARGLHNTTDLIPLLAERGIVLSRPQVYRLVNQKPERVALQLIAAICDIFSCGPEDLITVTAADVKARRTGTASSPNVVDLNRAARPRRARIIDDDH; translated from the coding sequence GTGAAGCGGCAGGTCGAGTACCGGTGGCGGCTCGCGGAGCTGATGGCCGCCCGCGGTCTGCACAACACCACCGACCTCATCCCGCTGCTCGCCGAGCGCGGGATCGTCCTCTCCCGCCCCCAGGTCTACCGGCTCGTGAACCAGAAGCCCGAACGTGTCGCCCTGCAGCTGATCGCCGCGATCTGCGACATCTTCTCCTGCGGCCCCGAGGACCTCATCACCGTCACCGCAGCGGACGTGAAGGCCCGAAGGACCGGAACCGCCTCATCCCCCAACGTCGTCGACCTCAACCGCGCCGCCCGCCCACGCCGCGCCCGCATCATCGACGATGACCACTGA